In one Stenotrophomonas maltophilia genomic region, the following are encoded:
- the rplU gene encoding 50S ribosomal protein L21 → MYAVLVTGGKQYRVAQGEKLRVEKLEVEVGSEIKFDNILMLGDSDGVKLGDALKGAAVTAKVLSQGRADKVRIIKFRRRKHHMKRQGHRQYYTEIEITGIAG, encoded by the coding sequence ATGTACGCAGTACTGGTCACCGGCGGTAAGCAATACCGCGTGGCGCAGGGCGAAAAGCTCCGCGTTGAAAAGCTCGAAGTCGAAGTCGGCAGCGAGATCAAGTTCGACAACATCCTGATGCTGGGCGACAGCGATGGCGTGAAGCTGGGCGATGCGCTGAAGGGCGCCGCCGTCACCGCCAAGGTTCTGTCCCAGGGTCGTGCTGACAAGGTCCGGATCATCAAGTTCCGTCGCCGCAAGCACCACATGAAGCGCCAGGGTCACCGTCAGTACTACACCGAAATCGAGATCACCGGCATCGCCGGCTAA